The genomic stretch AATAGCTCTTTCTGGTTTCAGATTCACATTTGAACTCAACCTTAGGATGGATCTTGCTCCTTTCAAGCTGGATATTGACGAGCTGCTAGATGATTATGCCAAGGTCTTTTTTGTCTCACGCAGTTCATCTAGTTGTGTCATGTGCATACCATATGTTAAATAAGTAGCATCCTTTGCATTTCTGTATGGCAGGAACATTGCACGTCATTCACTGATTTCAAGAGAGCGTGGATGGCCAAGAAGTTCTCTTATATCTATGAAGGCCGACCCAAGACCAACTCGGGTGTTTTCATGCAGTCCCTCTTTTTGCATTGTATAGGTAAGCTATGGTTTCCTAGAAATTGGTACTTTACCACAGGTAATCTTCTTTGCAGCACTACTGATGTATTTTCCCTTTGTTGTGTATGTAGGCCATATGGCTTCCCAAAGTTCTCTATCTCAAAGGTTGGCAGGTCTTTACTGCCTTTACTGTCTTTATGAGTGCCAACCATACAAGCCACACTTCAAAATTTATCTGTCTCTTGGTAAggcatattttcttcattaaattAAGGCTTATTGAAGTTTGAAGATTAATCCGCTGAATATGTCATGCAACAGAGGAGTCCAAGCAACTCAAAGAGTTCATCGCGGAGGCTAAGCAGAGAGGAATTGGTCTTGTACCAGCACTTGTCAAAAGGATGCTAGACAAAGGCATGTTTTTGTTTGGATTCATCAATTTGCTTGGTGACCATGGGGCCAAGCAGGTTGACGAATTGAATGCATTCCAGACTAAACGGGTGAAAT from Lolium rigidum isolate FL_2022 chromosome 4, APGP_CSIRO_Lrig_0.1, whole genome shotgun sequence encodes the following:
- the LOC124708492 gene encoding uncharacterized protein LOC124708492; this encodes MDLAPFKLDIDELLDDYAKEHCTSFTDFKRAWMAKKFSYIYEGRPKTNSGVFMQSLFLHCIGHMASQSSLSQRLAGLYCLYCLYECQPYKPHFKIYLSLEESKQLKEFIAEAKQRGIGLVPALVKRMLDKGMFLFGFINLLGDHGAKQVDELNAFQTKRVKFACDKLFANTQIGKYTHTDLGEELELDTIKKLSMDYAKAKELALTEVSQTVDVENAKHILQNDKLLGERVEEIVKEWDAQKEEFYQNTGVSPGDELAVVDNDEPEEFLYENDSHAELAVIDNDKSGEFYDENDGFDELDQLLLE